The proteins below are encoded in one region of Ricinus communis isolate WT05 ecotype wild-type chromosome 6, ASM1957865v1, whole genome shotgun sequence:
- the LOC8272385 gene encoding protein SMAX1-LIKE 3 — protein sequence MRAGICSVQQALTAEAANIVKQAVSLARRRGHAQVTPLHVASAMLASTNGLLRRACLQSHSHPLQCKALELCFNVALNRLPASTSSALLGPHSSYPSLSNALVAAFKRAQAHQRRGSIENQQQPILALKIEIEQLIISILDDPSVSRVMREAGFSSTQVKNKVEQAVSLEICSQGTTATSCQSKEITKPQIFSTNNVSPSLPFSHYGVTLSKPLDHEVSNDDVMSVLNTLMEKKRNTIITGECLASTESVVRLVMNKIERGLAPGELRAMRFISFPLISLRDLPQEEVEQKLVELRCTVKSYLNRGVFLYLGDIKWVAEFWSEYGEQRRSYYCSGEYIIMELKRLIRGIGETERLWLMGVATFQTYMKCKSGRPSLETIWELYPLPIPVGSLSLSLNLDSDLQCRYRSKVSTNGYGWPKLESAVDNHSTCFTDFNVNFNRDAQSIGCSQREFTTNFTVSTSSSLPSWLKQHKVETERITIDDKEYCTNTSPLLKKWNSFGSSFHNKESHSPPKTIKFASSPASPISISSHECNTNINQAPLSWPVIFEPRQFQKEQKIWLSECNNAEGSESNLISVTKPELLSNPNSSPNSASSSEAVDGTEGLQSFKELNNQNLKILCSSLEKKVPWQKDIIPEIATAILECRSGRSKSKRKSNNRAEREETWLFFLGVDSEGKEKIARELARLVYGSQANFVSIGLSNYSSTRTDSTDESKNKRGRDELGCGYHERFGLALNENPHRVFFMEDVEQVDYCSQKAIKKAIESGKVALPGGENAPLKDAIIIFGSESYSSASRACSPSRRVKSSGEKEVKDEEDESDEKNKVLSLDLNIAIDVNDDDEDEYSNIADNGILQSVDRQILFKIQEL from the exons ATGAGAGCAGGAATATGCAGTGTGCAGCAAGCTCTTACTGCTGAGGCTGCAAATATAGTAAAGCAAGCAGTTAGCCTTGCTAGGCGTCGAGGCCATGCCCAAGTCACTCCTCTTCATGTGGCAAGTGCTATGTTGGCATCTACAAATGGCCTTCTCAGAAGAGCTTGCCTTCAATCCCATTCTCATCCTCTCCAATGCAAGGCCTTAGAGCTTTGCTTTAATGTTGCTCTAAATCGCCTACCTGCTTCCACTTCCAGTGCGTTGTTAGGTCCTCATTcttcttatccttccttatctAATGCCTTGGTTGCAGCTTTTAAGCGTGCTCAGGCTCACCAGCGTCGAGGCTCCATTGAAAACCAGCAACAACCCATTTTAGCTTTGAAGATTGAGATAGAACAGCTCATAATCTCTATTTTAGACGACCCGAGTGTTAGTAGAGTTATGAGGGAAGCTGGTTTCTCAAGTACCCAAGTGAAGAACAAGGTAGAACAGGCAGTTTCTTTGGAGATTTGTTCTCAAGGCACTACTGCTACAAGTTGCCAGTCTAAAGAAATCACTAAACCTCAAATTTTTAGCACTAATAATGTGTCTCCGTCTCTTCCTTTTAGTCATTATGGAGTCACACTAAGCAAGCCATTAGATCATGAGGTTAGTAATGATGATGTAATGAGTGTTTTAAACACATTGATggagaaaaagagaaacacAATCATTACAGGAGAATGTCTAGCTAGTACAGAAAGTGTAGTTAGACTAGTCATGAATAAGATTGAGAGAGGCCTTGCTCCTGGGGAGTTGAGAGCGATGCGGTTCATAAGCTTTCCTCTCATCTCTTTGAGAGATCTTCCACAAGAGGAGGTTGAGCAAAAGCTTGTAGAGCTTAGGTGCACAGTGAAGAGCTATTTGAATAGAGgggttttcttatatttggGTGATATCAAATGGGTTGCTGAGTTTTGGTCGGAATACGGTGAGCAAAGGAGAAGCTATTACTGCTCTGGGGAGTACATAATCATGGAGCTGAAAAGATTAATCCGCGGAATTGGTGAAACTGAAAGGCTGTGGCTCATGGGAGTTGCAACTTTCCAGACATACATGAAATGTAAGTCAGGCCGCCCTTCTCTAGAGACTATTTGGGAATTATATCCTCTCCCAATTCCAGTTGGTAGCCTGAGCCTGAGTCTCAATCTTGACAG TGACCTACAATGTCGGTACCGAAGCAAAGTATCTACCAATGGATATGGTTGGCCGAAGCTCGAATCTGCAGTTGATAATCACTCAACTTGTTTCACAGACTTCAATGTCAATTTCAATAGAGATGCTCAAAGCATAGGTTGCAGTCAGAGGGAGTTCACTACCAATTTTACAGTTTCCACTAGCTCAAGCTTGCCTTCATGGCTCAAGCAGCATAAAGTAGAGACAGAAAGAATCACTATTGATGATAAG GAATATTGTACGAATACAAGCCCTCTTCTGAAGAAATGGAACTCATTTGGCAGCTCATTTCATAATAAAGAATCTCACTCTCCTCCAAAAACCATAAAGTTTGCTTCATCTCCTGCTTCCCCAATTTCCATTTCTTCCCATGAGTGCAACACCAACATAAATCAAGCgcctttaagctggccagtCATTTTCGAGCCAAGACAGTTTCAGAAAGAGCAGAAGATTTGGTTGTCTGAATGTAACAATGCCGAAGGCTCTGAAAGCAATTTGATTAGCGTTACCAAACCAGAGCTTTTATCAAATCCTAACTCTAGCCCAAATTCAGCTTCTTCAAGTGAAGCAGTGGACGGCACAGAAGGCTTACAAAGCTTCAAGGAGCTCAATAACCAAAACTTGAAGATTCTATGCAGTAGCTTGGAGAAAAAGGTTCCATGGCAGAAAGATATTATTCCCGAAATCGCGACTGCCATTCTTGAGTGCAGGTCCGGGAGGAGCAAGAGCAAACGCAAGTCCAATAACCGAGCagaaagagaagaaacttGGCTCTTCTTCTTAGGAGTTGATTCTGAAGGAAAGGAAAAGATTGCAAGAGAGTTAGCCAGACTTGTCTATGGCTCCCAAGCAAACTTTGTTTCAATTGGTCTAAGCAACTATTCATCAACAAGAACTGATTCAACTGATGAATCCAAGAATAAGAGGGGTAGAGATGAGTTGGGTTGTGGTTATCATGAGAGGTTCGGCCTTGCATTGAATGAGAATCCTCATCGAGTATTCTTCATGGAAGATGTGGAGCAAGTTGATTACTGTTCTCAAAAGGCAATCAAGAAAGCCATTGAAAGTGGAAAAGTAGCACTTCCTGGTGGCGAAAATGCTCCTCTGAAAGATGCCATTATCATTTTCGGTAGTGAAAGTTATAGTTCAGCGTCAAGAGCTTGTTCACCTTCAAGAAGAGTAAAAAGTAGTGGGGAGAAAGAAGTCAAGGATGAAGAGGATGAATCAGATGAGAAGAACAAAGTTCTCTCACTTGACTTGAACATTGCCATTGATGTTAATGACGATGATGAAGATGAATACTCAAACATTGCTGATAATGGAATCCTACAATCTGTTGATAGGcaaattcttttcaaaattcaagaaCTGTGA